The Streptomyces kaniharaensis genome segment GCGTCCAGCGAATCGTCCTCAACACCCCCGGGGCCCGTGAGCTGATCGACAACCTCGCCGACTACGCGGGCCTTCCGGCCGGCCCCCGGCGCATCGCCATCGGATGTGCCGGGGGCCGGCACAGGGCATCTGGTCTTACCGAAATCCTCGCCCGCGAACTCCGCGACCGCGGCCACCAGGTCGAGGTCGAACACCTCCACGTCCATCTGCCCCGCGTCCTGAAGAACAGCGATCGGTGACCGCTCTCGGCCCAGGCCGCTGGCGCGCTCCCTTCGCTGACGTCCTGGCACCGACGATCCGCACCCGCCGCCCGCCCAGCCCATCACCGCAACAACGAGAGGGAAGACCGTGATCCTGACCATCGCCATCCAGAACCTGCAACGCGGCGGCCTGCTCGACGCAG includes the following:
- a CDS encoding RapZ C-terminal domain-containing protein, translated to MHPIRLISFGYLHLKGGPPPTADRVEDVRDRLRDPAAARDILDLDGLDPRVQRIVLNTPGARELIDNLADYAGLPAGPRRIAIGCAGGRHRASGLTEILARELRDRGHQVEVEHLHVHLPRVLKNSDR